The following coding sequences are from one Streptomyces sp. NBC_01232 window:
- the arc gene encoding proteasome ATPase, with protein MAAHDDDINRGIRPARGSEDPAGQVAYLEQEIAVLRRKLADSPRHTRILEERIVELQTNLAGVSAQNERLANTLREARDQIVALKEEVDRLAQPPAGFGVFLQANEDGTVDIFTGGRKLRVNVSPSVDPEDLRRGQEVMLNEALNVVEAMEFERAGDIVTLKEILEDGERALVVGHTDEERVVRLAEPLLDITIRPGDALLLEPRSGYVYEVVPKSEVEELVLEEVPDIDYDKIGGLGDQIELIRDAVELPYLYPDLFKEHELRPPKGILLYGPPGCGKTLIAKAVANSLAKKVAEVTGQPAGKSYFLNIKGPELLNKYVGETERHIRLVFQRAREKASEGTPVIVFFDEMESLFRTRGSGVSSDVENTIVPQLLAEIDGVEGLENVIVIGASNREDMIDPAILRPGRLDVKIKIERPDAEAAKDIFAKYLKASLPLHTDDLSEHQDSRPGTVHSMIQTVVEQMYAETEENRFLEVTYANGDKEVLYFKDFNSGAMIQNIVDRAKKMAIKAFLEHNQKGLRVSHLLQACVDEFKENEDLPNTTNPDDWARISGKKGERIVFIRTLVTGKQGADTGRSIDTVANTGQYL; from the coding sequence GTGGCAGCCCACGACGACGACATCAACCGCGGCATCCGGCCCGCGCGAGGGTCCGAGGACCCCGCCGGCCAGGTTGCCTATCTCGAGCAGGAAATCGCCGTCCTGCGACGAAAGCTCGCCGACTCTCCGCGACACACGAGGATTCTCGAAGAGCGGATCGTCGAGCTCCAGACAAATCTGGCCGGCGTATCCGCACAGAACGAACGACTCGCAAATACCCTCCGTGAGGCCCGCGACCAGATCGTGGCCCTCAAGGAAGAAGTCGACCGGCTCGCACAGCCGCCGGCCGGTTTCGGTGTCTTCCTGCAGGCGAATGAGGACGGCACCGTCGACATCTTCACCGGAGGCCGAAAGCTCCGCGTGAACGTCAGCCCCAGCGTCGACCCGGAAGACCTCCGGCGCGGCCAGGAGGTCATGCTCAACGAGGCCCTCAACGTGGTCGAGGCCATGGAATTCGAGCGGGCCGGGGACATCGTCACCCTCAAGGAGATCCTCGAGGACGGCGAGCGCGCCCTGGTCGTCGGGCACACCGACGAGGAAAGGGTGGTGAGGCTCGCCGAGCCGCTCCTGGACATCACCATCCGCCCCGGCGACGCCCTGCTGCTCGAACCCCGCTCCGGCTACGTCTACGAGGTCGTCCCCAAGAGCGAGGTCGAAGAACTCGTCCTCGAAGAGGTCCCGGACATCGACTACGACAAGATCGGCGGTCTGGGCGACCAGATCGAGCTGATCCGCGACGCGGTCGAGCTCCCGTACCTCTACCCGGACCTCTTCAAGGAACACGAACTGCGGCCCCCGAAGGGCATCCTGCTCTACGGCCCGCCCGGCTGCGGCAAGACGCTCATCGCCAAGGCCGTCGCCAACTCCCTTGCCAAGAAGGTCGCCGAGGTGACCGGCCAGCCCGCCGGGAAGTCCTACTTCCTGAACATCAAGGGCCCCGAGCTCCTCAACAAGTACGTCGGCGAGACCGAGCGGCACATCCGCCTCGTCTTCCAGCGTGCCCGGGAGAAGGCGAGCGAGGGCACCCCCGTCATCGTCTTCTTCGACGAGATGGAATCCCTCTTCCGCACCCGCGGATCCGGAGTCAGCTCGGACGTGGAGAACACCATCGTCCCCCAGCTGCTCGCCGAGATCGACGGCGTGGAAGGCCTGGAGAACGTCATCGTCATCGGCGCCTCCAACCGCGAGGACATGATCGACCCGGCCATCCTGCGGCCCGGCCGCCTCGACGTGAAGATCAAGATCGAGCGTCCGGACGCCGAGGCCGCGAAGGACATCTTCGCGAAGTACCTCAAGGCCTCGCTGCCCCTGCACACGGACGACCTGTCCGAACACCAGGACTCGCGGCCCGGCACCGTCCACAGCATGATCCAGACCGTCGTCGAGCAGATGTACGCGGAAACCGAGGAGAACCGCTTCCTCGAGGTCACGTACGCCAACGGCGACAAGGAAGTCCTCTACTTCAAGGACTTCAACTCGGGCGCGATGATCCAGAACATCGTCGACCGTGCCAAGAAGATGGCGATCAAGGCCTTCCTCGAACACAACCAGAAGGGCCTGCGGGTCTCCCACCTGCTCCAGGCCTGCGTGGACGAGTTCAAGGAGAACGAGGACCTGCCCAACACCACCAACCCGGACGACTGGGCCCGGATCTCCGGAAAGAAGGGCGAGCGGATCGTATTCATCCGCACGCTCGTCACCGGAAAGCAGGGCGCGGACACCGGACGCTCCATCGACACGGTGGCGAACACCGGTCAGTACCTCTGA
- a CDS encoding ferredoxin, with product MTVQQEAPTGGAGEAGEPLEVWIDQDLCTGDGICVQYAPEVFELDIDGLAYVKSPEDELLQDAGATTPVPLTLLQDVVDSAKECPGDCIHVRRVSDRVEVFGPDAE from the coding sequence ATGACCGTGCAGCAGGAGGCTCCGACGGGCGGTGCCGGTGAGGCCGGCGAGCCGCTCGAGGTCTGGATCGATCAGGACCTGTGCACCGGGGACGGGATCTGCGTGCAGTACGCGCCTGAGGTGTTCGAGCTGGACATTGACGGTCTGGCGTACGTGAAGAGCCCGGAGGACGAGCTGCTCCAGGACGCGGGGGCAACCACTCCGGTTCCGCTCACGCTGCTCCAGGACGTGGTCGACTCGGCGAAGGAATGTCCCGGGGACTGCATTCACGTAAGGCGCGTTTCGGACAGGGTGGAAGTCTTCGGCCCCGACGCGGAGTGA
- a CDS encoding tRNA (adenine-N1)-methyltransferase gives MSEPTGAARRRGPFEVGDQVQLTDPKGRHYTFTLEAGKNFHTHKGSFPHDELIGAPEGSVVRTTGNVAYLALRPLLPDYVLSMPRGAAVVYPKDAGQILAFADIFPGARVVEAGVGSGSLSSFLLRAIGDQGMLHSYERRADFAEIATANVERYFGGPHPAWQLTVGDLQDNLSDTDVDRVILDMLAPWECLEAVSKALVPGGILCCYVATTTQLSKTVESIREIGCFAEPQPWESMIRNWHVEGLAVRPDHRMIGHTGFLVTARRLADGVEPPMRRRRPAKGAYGEDYDGPGSDRSA, from the coding sequence ATGTCCGAACCGACCGGTGCCGCCCGCCGACGCGGGCCCTTCGAGGTCGGGGACCAGGTACAGCTCACCGACCCCAAGGGCCGCCACTACACGTTCACGCTCGAAGCCGGGAAGAATTTCCACACCCACAAGGGTTCCTTCCCGCACGACGAGCTGATCGGTGCTCCCGAAGGCAGCGTTGTCCGCACCACGGGCAACGTCGCATACCTCGCGCTGCGCCCCCTGCTCCCCGACTATGTCCTGTCCATGCCCCGCGGCGCCGCCGTGGTCTACCCCAAGGACGCAGGCCAGATCCTGGCCTTCGCCGACATCTTCCCCGGCGCACGCGTCGTGGAGGCGGGAGTGGGCTCCGGCTCCCTGAGCAGCTTCCTGCTGCGCGCCATCGGCGACCAGGGCATGCTCCACAGCTACGAGCGCCGCGCGGACTTCGCCGAGATCGCCACCGCCAACGTCGAGCGTTACTTCGGCGGCCCCCACCCCGCGTGGCAGCTCACCGTCGGCGACCTCCAGGACAACCTGTCCGACACGGACGTCGACCGAGTGATCCTCGACATGCTCGCCCCCTGGGAGTGCCTGGAGGCCGTCTCCAAGGCCCTGGTCCCCGGCGGCATCCTCTGCTGCTACGTGGCCACCACCACCCAGCTGTCGAAGACCGTCGAGTCCATCCGCGAGATCGGCTGCTTCGCCGAGCCGCAGCCGTGGGAATCGATGATCCGCAACTGGCACGTGGAAGGCCTCGCCGTCCGCCCCGATCACCGGATGATCGGCCACACCGGCTTCCTCGTCACCGCCCGCCGCCTCGCGGACGGCGTCGAGCCCCCGATGCGCCGTCGCCGCCCCGCCAAGGGCGCCTACGGCGAGGACTACGACGGCCCCGGCAGCGACCGCTCCGCGTAA
- a CDS encoding site-2 protease family protein: MGRPFGVPVYVSPSWFLVAALITWVFGDQLDRVLPDLGPVRYLVSLFFAVAFYASVLVHELAHTVAALRFKLPVRRIQLQFFGGVSEIEKESETPGREFVLAFVGPLLSLVLAGAFYLGMKAVDPATVPGVLLAGLMISNLLVAAFNLLPGLPLDGGRMLRAVIWGITGKPMAGTVAAAWVGRGLALAVLIGLPLLTQTGTLGNRSGEIGGMNTVMDALLAAILAAIIWTGAGNSLRMARLRQHLPELRARTLTRRAIPVENATPLSEALRRANEAGARALVVVDGHGDPTAIVRETAIASVPEHRRPWVAVSTLAQDLTDGMKVSADLTGEELLDHLRATPATEYLVLEPGGTIYGVLSTLDVEKAFVKAMARPQS; this comes from the coding sequence ATGGGCCGCCCCTTCGGCGTACCCGTCTACGTCTCGCCCAGCTGGTTCCTCGTCGCCGCCCTCATCACCTGGGTCTTCGGCGACCAGCTCGACCGCGTCCTGCCCGACCTCGGACCCGTGCGCTACCTCGTGTCCCTCTTCTTCGCCGTGGCCTTCTACGCCTCCGTCCTGGTCCACGAACTCGCGCACACCGTCGCCGCCCTGCGCTTCAAGCTCCCCGTGCGCCGCATCCAGCTCCAGTTCTTCGGCGGAGTCTCCGAGATCGAGAAGGAATCCGAGACCCCCGGCCGCGAATTCGTCCTCGCCTTCGTCGGCCCCCTGCTCTCCCTCGTCCTCGCCGGCGCCTTCTACCTCGGCATGAAAGCCGTCGACCCGGCCACCGTCCCCGGCGTCCTCCTCGCCGGCCTGATGATCTCCAACCTGCTCGTGGCCGCCTTCAACCTGCTCCCCGGCCTCCCCCTCGACGGCGGCCGCATGCTCCGCGCCGTCATCTGGGGCATCACCGGCAAGCCCATGGCCGGCACCGTCGCCGCAGCCTGGGTCGGTCGCGGCCTCGCCCTCGCCGTCCTCATCGGTCTCCCGCTGCTCACCCAGACCGGGACCCTCGGCAACCGCAGCGGCGAGATCGGCGGCATGAACACCGTCATGGACGCCCTGCTCGCCGCCATCCTCGCCGCCATCATCTGGACCGGGGCCGGCAACAGCCTGCGCATGGCCCGGCTGCGCCAGCACCTCCCGGAACTGCGCGCCCGCACCCTCACCCGCCGCGCCATCCCCGTCGAGAACGCAACCCCCCTCTCCGAGGCCCTTCGGCGCGCCAACGAAGCAGGAGCCCGCGCCCTCGTCGTCGTCGACGGACACGGCGACCCCACCGCCATCGTCCGCGAAACCGCCATCGCCTCGGTACCCGAACACCGCCGCCCCTGGGTCGCCGTCAGCACCCTCGCCCAGGACCTCACCGACGGCATGAAGGTTTCAGCGGACCTCACCGGCGAAGAACTCCTCGACCACCTCCGCGCCACCCCCGCCACCGAGTACCTCGTACTCGAACCCGGCGGCACCATCTACGGCGTCCTGTCCACCCTCGACGTCGAAAAGGCCTTCGTGAAGGCCATGGCACGGCCCCAGTCCTGA